Proteins encoded in a region of the Isosphaeraceae bacterium EP7 genome:
- a CDS encoding ABC transporter ATP-binding protein codes for MIDVNEVHKAYRSGGRWFEALRGVSCHIPRGRFAFIVGPSGSGKSTLLYMLGALDHPTSGSIEVEGIDLTKMTEAEQNAYRRDKVGFIFQSFNLISNLTAVENVLVPFLPRGVTAAQRKAAVELLTEVGLGDRLDHRPYQLSGGEQQRVALARALVKDPVLVLGDEPTGELDSKTGDEIYRILRRLQAQRNTTLIIVTHDRRFINPDDLVLEIQDGLLVSSDGDARPPHVEGGEGRVAVAH; via the coding sequence ATGATCGACGTGAATGAGGTGCACAAGGCCTACCGCAGCGGCGGGCGCTGGTTCGAGGCCCTCCGGGGAGTCTCCTGCCATATCCCTCGCGGCCGGTTTGCCTTCATCGTCGGGCCCAGCGGCTCCGGGAAGAGCACCCTGCTCTACATGCTTGGGGCCCTCGACCACCCCACCTCCGGGTCGATCGAGGTCGAGGGAATCGACCTGACGAAGATGACCGAGGCGGAGCAGAACGCCTACCGCCGCGACAAGGTCGGGTTCATCTTCCAGTCGTTCAACCTGATCAGCAACCTCACCGCCGTCGAGAACGTCCTCGTCCCGTTCCTCCCGCGCGGCGTCACGGCCGCCCAGCGCAAGGCCGCCGTTGAGCTGCTGACCGAGGTCGGGCTGGGCGACCGCCTGGACCACCGGCCTTACCAGCTTTCCGGCGGCGAGCAGCAGCGCGTCGCCCTGGCGCGTGCCCTGGTCAAGGACCCCGTCCTGGTCCTGGGCGACGAGCCCACGGGTGAGCTGGACAGCAAGACCGGCGACGAGATCTACCGGATCCTTCGCCGCCTCCAGGCCCAGCGCAACACGACCCTCATCATCGTGACCCACGACCGCCGGTTCATCAATCCCGACGACCTCGTCCTCGAGATCCAGGACGGCCTCCTCGTCAGCTCCGACGGCGACGCCCGCCCCCCGCACGTCGAAGGGGGCGAGGGCCGCGTCGCCGTCGCTCATTGA
- a CDS encoding FtsX-like permease family protein: MFVFAWRNLLTRPLRTALALVGLSIPILGVIGLFSVSSGLREMVGDTLSKITGLMILRDNAISPVFSSLRADLEPLLKSIKGVRTVAPEVWQPAPRIEGVGSFNTVLDVLTTKDSSKRIQSILDTPLVQGQDIPSHLALRSGVYPSAILPKDGGRFLDERDRGQLNVVMPLKFAKSFPITEDGKARPRRVGDTIKIGTTKFNIIGIYETGSMFLDVVFVMDIDVARTLLQLPKDAVSSFYVEPLDPRDNDRIAAEVESKAQGVDARSMAEFQANFGVVLSQLDTFLLMVVSLALLVGIVGIINTMLMSTTERFVEFGVLRTNGWSQGNVLGLVTAESAALGLLSGLVGAGLALLLTTLANPFIGGGLKLSITPAQFLTGVGLSLITGTLGGLYPAWRAARLVPMDAIRLGSH, encoded by the coding sequence ATGTTCGTGTTCGCCTGGCGCAACCTGCTCACACGCCCCCTGCGTACGGCCCTGGCCCTGGTCGGGCTGTCGATCCCCATCCTGGGCGTCATCGGCCTGTTCAGCGTCTCCAGCGGCCTTCGCGAGATGGTCGGCGACACGCTCAGCAAGATCACCGGCCTGATGATCCTGCGTGACAACGCGATCAGCCCGGTCTTCAGCAGCCTGCGGGCCGATCTGGAGCCGCTCCTCAAGTCGATCAAGGGAGTGCGCACCGTCGCGCCCGAGGTCTGGCAGCCCGCCCCTCGAATCGAAGGGGTGGGCTCGTTCAACACGGTCCTCGACGTCCTGACCACCAAGGACTCGTCTAAGCGGATCCAGAGCATCCTCGACACCCCGCTGGTGCAGGGTCAGGACATTCCGAGCCACCTGGCCCTTCGCAGCGGGGTCTACCCCTCGGCGATCCTACCCAAGGACGGCGGCCGATTTCTGGACGAGCGTGACCGGGGCCAGCTCAACGTCGTCATGCCCCTGAAGTTCGCCAAGAGCTTCCCGATCACCGAGGACGGCAAGGCGCGGCCCAGGCGAGTAGGCGACACGATCAAGATCGGCACGACCAAGTTCAACATCATCGGGATCTACGAGACCGGCTCGATGTTCCTGGACGTCGTCTTCGTCATGGACATCGACGTGGCCCGGACGCTGCTGCAACTGCCCAAGGACGCCGTTTCCAGCTTCTACGTCGAGCCGCTCGACCCGCGCGACAATGACCGGATCGCCGCCGAGGTCGAGTCGAAGGCGCAAGGCGTCGACGCCCGGAGCATGGCCGAGTTCCAGGCCAATTTCGGCGTCGTGCTCAGCCAGCTCGACACGTTCCTGCTGATGGTGGTGAGCCTGGCCTTGCTGGTGGGCATCGTCGGCATCATTAACACGATGCTGATGAGCACCACCGAGCGGTTCGTCGAGTTCGGCGTCCTGCGCACCAATGGCTGGTCGCAGGGCAACGTGCTCGGGCTGGTCACGGCCGAGAGCGCGGCACTCGGCCTGCTCTCGGGCCTGGTCGGCGCGGGGCTCGCCCTGCTGCTGACGACCCTGGCCAACCCGTTCATCGGCGGCGGCCTGAAGCTGTCGATCACCCCGGCCCAGTTCCTGACCGGGGTGGGCCTTTCCTTGATCACGGGGACGCTCGGCGGCCTGTATCCGGCCTGGCGGGCGGCCCGCCTGGTTCCCATGGACGCGATCCGGCTGGGCTCGCATTGA